CGCGGCCAGGAGGAGATCAACCTCCGCTACGCGGAGGCGCTGGAGATGGCGGACCGCGCCGCCCTCTACAAGCACGGCGCGAAGGAGATCGCGCACCTCCACGGCTGCTCCGTGACGTTCATGGCGAAGTACGACATGGGCGCCGCGGGCTCGTCGTTCCACCTCCACTCCTCGCTCTGGGACAAGGGCGGCCGCAAGGCGCTCTTCGCGACGACGGGCCACGGCGCGGCGCAGCGGACGTCGAGCGTGCTCTTCGGCCCGTGGCTCGCCGGCCAGCTCGCGATGGCGCGCGAGCTCGCCTGGTTCTACGCGCCGAGCGTCAACGCCTACAAGCGCTACCAGGCGGGCTCGTTCGCGCCCACCCGCATCGTCGCCGGCTGGGACAACCGCACCTGCGGGTTCCGCCTCTGCGGCGAGGGCGCGGGCTTCCGCGTCGAGAACCGCATCCCCGGGGCGGACGCGAACCCCTACCTCGCCTTCGCCGCGACGATCGCGGCGGGGCTCCACGGCATCGCGGCCAAGCTCAAGGCGCCGAAGCTCTACGAGGGCAACGCCTACGAGGACGCGACGCTCCCGCAGGTGCCCAAGACGCTCCGTGAGGCGATCGCCGAGCTCGAGCGCTCGCGGGCGGCGCGCGCGGCGTTCGGCGAGCGCGTCGTCGAGCACTACCTCCACACCGCGCGGCTCGAGCAGCAGGCGTTCGACCAGACCGTGACCGACTGGGAGCT
This genomic stretch from Candidatus Methylomirabilota bacterium harbors:
- a CDS encoding glutamine synthetase family protein — translated: MPGRLDPRQLEQLIKRGEIDTVLAVFPDTFGRLMGKRVVGSYFLDHVATEGAHACIYLFTVDMEMEPLPGFKLTSWERGYGDMKVVPDLATLRLVPWLPKTALVFCDVYTEEGEPIEEAPRWVLKRQVERAARLGFVVKTAAELELYVFKESFDEARAKRYKNLTPAASYLEDYHILQTTKEEPLIRAIRNGMEGAGVPVETSKGEWGRGQEEINLRYAEALEMADRAALYKHGAKEIAHLHGCSVTFMAKYDMGAAGSSFHLHSSLWDKGGRKALFATTGHGAAQRTSSVLFGPWLAGQLAMARELAWFYAPSVNAYKRYQAGSFAPTRIVAGWDNRTCGFRLCGEGAGFRVENRIPGADANPYLAFAATIAAGLHGIAAKLKAPKLYEGNAYEDATLPQVPKTLREAIAELERSRAARAAFGERVVEHYLHTARLEQQAFDQTVTDWEL